The Brassica oleracea var. oleracea cultivar TO1000 chromosome C6, BOL, whole genome shotgun sequence genomic interval TCTCAAATATATGTGATGGACTTGAACTTCCCCGAAGAATCCCAACTCTCCCATCCGTAGAATTGGGGCCATGTATGCTATATGTTTGGATCTTTTGAAATTTATGGATTTCTAAGAACCAATTAATCTTCCAAAATAGGATCTTTACTCCTGAAGAAACCATGACGAAAGCGATTTCAGAAGGTAGAGAATAGTCTGTCTCTCAAGATCCTCCTTTGAAATATGAAGTAACAAGACCTAGCATCAACCATGATCATATTCTAGACCCAGATCGAATCTACATGTACACTGACGCCGCTTGGAACCGTTCGATGGAGTGTGTAGACCTTGGTTGGATTAATGATGATGAAGGATCATCCCTGATGTGGTCATCAGATCAGCAACTGAACCGGAGGTCAACCCAAAGCCCTACTCAACCAGCCAAGGCGCCAAGCAAAACACATGTGCATTAAAAATGCTGTATCTTACAAACAAGGAGGGTTTAAGTCACAAGACAAATTTTAATAGACTCTACACTAAATAAGGAGTCCATCCCATTTGGAATCAGTCCAAAATATTCACGGAGCAAGAAGTTATGAATTTTACAAGTCAGAGGTTTTCCAGCCCGTCCATCTGCAAGTACCCGACTTTAGAAGGAGATTTAAGCTCAAGTAAGGAGCGGCCTGAAGCAAAGCCCATCATAGGAGTCAAGAGGAGTTTATCAGATTTCCAGAAAGCCCAAGATCAGGAGAAATGTCCACGGAATTATGAAGTTATGATCCAATCTCCAAAACCGGTCAATCCAGTTCTACACTTGCCTCAATTGGAAGCTAACCAGTTCAATCAGCTTCAAACCAGACATTGGCGACCAGGAGATCATTTCAACCAATCAGGAGATATTCTAGGAGTCCAGGAGGAGTTCTGCAAGTTCATACCATGCACCAGCAACCGTTGGATCATGAGGATCCTCATTTACTCAAACCTGCCTTATTTGAAGCAAACTGACATTAATGTCCAACAGCTCTTTTCTCTTCAGATCAGGCACGAGATCAGAACCTATCAAGCACCCAGGAAGGTCCCAAGGAATCTCTCTTATCCATTAAAACCTTCCAGGTTCAAGAAGAATCAAGTTTCTCACTTGGAGCCAAAATCCCATAAAGGGCTCCAATGGCTAGTTTTTCGATTTTGTTACTTTGCTTGATTTGTTTCCTTTTCTATTTGTTTTAGAACGTTAGGACCTTTGTCTCTGAGCCTTATATAAGGTCCTAGACGTCCATTGTAAAGATCACCCTTAATCACCAAGTTAATAGAAAGTTTATTCAGTTTTATCAAAGTTGTTCTTTGTATAAAATAACGGTCTTTAGGATTCAAAAAGAGAATCTTTGTTGTCTTATTGATTTCGTGAGTCTAGTTTGTTTGTGAAAATCAAAAAAACTCAGTACACAGATTGAGAGAGTCAATCACTTCGATCCATCATTCCATCAGATTGAGAGATTCAATCAAACCTTTCTCCGCAAATCCACTTGAGTTCATCATCTAATCAAGCTGAGAGTGATACACATCCAACAGCTTGATTTCAACCTATCCTTTGTTTATTTATCTTGTTTTATTATCATTATCATCATCATTTCATTCGTTTTCATATTTGTTTCTGTTTGCATCATAAAAACTCTAAACTCATAAAAATCGGTTCTCTTTGTTTTCAGGTTTAAACCTTGGTTCCNNNNNNNNNNNNNNNNNNNNNCCCCCCCTGTGCCTACAACATTTTGGTATCAGAGCTTAAGCTCCTGACTCAGGTGATTTCTATCCTTGCATCTCATACTTACTTGCATTTGTTTTTCCATTCATAAACCGAAAGTCCATAAAAACTGTTTTTTTCTGTTTCAAGTTTTGTTTCTGCATATTTTTGTTCTTGCTGTTCATCATACTTTAAAGCCACGAAAAAAAAAAAAAAAAATTTGTTTGATTCATTTAAAAATCGAAAATCCCAAAAGAAAGTGTTTGCATTCATTAGTTTCCNNNNNNNNNNNNNNNNNNNNNNNNNNNNNNNNNNNNNNNNNNNNNNNNNNNNNNNNNNNNNNNNNNNNNNNNNNNNNNNNNNNNNNNNNNNNNNNNNNNNNNNNNNNNNNNNNNNNNNNNNNNNNNNNNNNNNNNNNNNNNNNNNNNNNNNNNNNNNNNNNNNNNNNNNNNNNNNNNNNNNNNNNNNNNNNNNNNNNNNNNNNNNNNNNNNNNNNNNNNNNNNNNNNNNNNNNNNNNNNNNNNNNNNNNNNNNNNNNNNNNNNNNNNNNNNNNNNNNNNNNNNNNNNNNNNNNNNNNNNNNNNNNNNNNNNNNNNNNNNNNNNNNNNNNNNNNNNNNNNNNNNNNNNNNNNNNNNNNNNNNNNNNNNNNNNNNNNNNNNNNNNNNNNNNNNCACTTGATCTTTGTTATTGCTTGCAGGAAGAAATGGAAGAATTAGCACAAAGCCAAGCCTTATTGGCCTCTCAAAAACAACAGTTGGCTGCTATGAAGGGTGTACAAGATCGGATTTCTCAGCTGGAGAAAAAAAACAAGGCACAAGGCCAACGACCACAGCAAGGAGAAAGAAGATTTGGAGATGCACTAGATGCTGGCTATGTTGAGCCCAAGCCACCAGATCCTTCATGGATCACCAAACACCAAACTTCTTATACTCATGAATACTCAAATAATTCTTATCATGATTATAACTCTGCTGATGATGTTAATATTTATTCTTTTTCAGGAAGTAGTTGGTCAAGTGAGTATCTAACATGGGAAAGAACCATGGATGATTGGTTTACATACTATGGCGTGCCAAAGAAGGAGAGGCTAGCTCATGCCATCAAGCAACTTTCCGGAAAAGCTTACTCATGGTGGAAAAGAGTAGATAAGACACATGGTAAAAGTCCAGAAGAGGTTGTCACCAACTGGGAAGATCCTAAAGATGTCATGATCAGGAAATATGTGTCATCACGTCCCTTACCAGAAGTCAGAGAAAGATACCCAAGAAAGTTTTCAAGCCATGGGTATAAAGAGGGAAAGAGAAGAATACCAAAAGAAGGCCATAGAAGCTTGTTCCATCAAGACCAGATTCGGCCAGACAAGAGGTCCACGGTTTTCTATGATCAATACCAACCTTATGAGGTCCCAAAGTCCATGGAGAAGAACCTTTTCAGCCCAGATACATTGGCCAGACACAAAGAAAAATCAGACAAACCAATTCTTCAAGGAAATGCCAAGGTAAGTCCTATACTTGATAAATTTGTTTATAAATCATCTCCCACTGGTATGAATCACTTATCCTTGTCCAAGAATGTTAAGACAGGTCCTGATGTCCAGAAAGATATGAACTCAACATCCTTGTTGGAATCAAAAGCTGTCCATGACTTAAGGAATAAAGAGATTCCAAGCCCAAAGAAAGAAGAGACAACAAGCCAATGTAAGTCTTCTAACTCTAAAAATTTAAAAGATCANNNNNNNNNNNNNNNNNNNNNNNNNNNNNNNNNNNNNNNNNNNNNNNNNNNNNNNNNNNNNNNNNNNNNNNNNNNNNNNNNNNNNNNNNNNNNNNNNNNNNNNNNNNNNNNNNNNNNNNNNNNNNNNNNNNNNNNNNNNNNNNNNNNNNNNNNNNNNNNNNNNNNNNNNNNNNNNNNNNNNNNNNNNNNNNNNNNNNNNNNNNNNNNNNNNNNNNNNNNNNNNNNNNNNNNNNNNNNNNNNNNNNNNNNNNNNNNNNNNNNNNNNNNNNNNNNNNNNNNNNNNNNNNNNNNNNNNNNNNNNNNNNNNNNNNNNNNNNNNNNNNNNNNNNNNNNNNNNNNNNNNNNNNNNNNNNNNNNNNNNNNNNNNNNNNNNNNNNNNNNNNNNNNNNNNNNNNNNNNNNNNNNNNNNNNNNNNNNNNNNNNNNNNNNNNNNNNNNNNNNNNNNNNNNNNNNNNNNNNNNNNNNNNNNNNNNNNNNNNNNNNNNNNNNNNNNNNNNNNNNNNNNNNNNNNNNNNNNNNNNNNNNNNNNNNNNNNNNNNNNNNNNNNNNNNNNNNNNNNNNNNNNNNNNNNNNNNNNNNNNNNNNNNNNNNNNNNNNNNNNNNNNNNNNNNNNNNNNNNNNNNNNNNNNNNNNNNNNNNNNNNNNNNNNNNNNNNNNNNNNNNNNNNNNNNNNNNNNNNNNNNNNNNNNNNNNNCAAGAAGTTATGAATTTTACAAGTCAGAGGTTTTCCATCCCGTCCATCTGCAAGTACCCGACTTTAGAAGGAGATTTAAGCTCAAGTAAGGAGCGGCCTGAAGCAAAGCCCATCATAAGAGTCAAGAGGAGTTTATCATCTTTTCAGAAAGCCCAAGATCAGGAGAAATGGCCATGGAATTATGAAGTTATGATCCAATCTCCAAAACCGGTCAATCCAGTTCTACACTTGCCTCAATTGGAAGCTAACCGGTTCAATCAGCTTCAAACCAGACATTGGCGACCAGAAGATCATTTCAACCAATCAGGAGATATTATAGGAGTCCAGGAGGAGTTCTGCAAGTTCATACCATGCACCAGCAACCATTGGATCATGAGGATCCTCATTTACTCAAACCTGCCTTATTTGGAGCAAACCGACATTAATGTCCAACAGCTCTTTTCTCTTCAGATCAGGCACGAGATCAAAACCTATCAAGCACCCAGGAAGGTCCCAAGGAAGCTCTCTTATCCATTAAAACCGTCCAGGTTCAAGAAGAATCAAGTTTCTCATTTGGAGCCAAAATCCCATAAAGGGCTCCAACGGCTAGTTTTTCGATTTTGTTACTTTGCTTGATTTGTTTCCTTTTCTATTTGTTTTAGAACGTTGGGACCTTTGTCTCTGAGCCTTATATAAGCTCCTAGACGTCCATTGTAAATAGCACCCTTAATCACCAAGTTAATAAAAAGTTTATTCAGTTTTATCAAAGTTGTTCTTTGTATAAAATAACGGTCTTTAGGATTGAATCTTTGTTGTCTTATTGATTTCGTGAGATTAAATCTTTCTTGATTCTCTTTGATTCTCAAGTTCTCAGAAACTTAGTGAAATCACATGGAAGACATTTAGAGATTGCTGACTTCTCAACAACATTCACCAACTTACTCATTTTTTTTATTGCTATCCAGTTTAGATTTATCCCAATGTTAGAGTTGATTCCCTCGCCAAACAAGCTCTGTCTTTAATTTATTATATTTAAATTCTTAATAAAAATTGCTTAGAAAAAAAAAAGCGCTGATCAGAATCTACGGTCTTCAAACTTTCTACAGTAACCCCAAAACAAAAGGCCGCCGACAATTCCAAAGGTTTGAGATTTTGGGGTCTTTCTGAGATGAACTCGATTCAACGTTTCTCGTTAACGCGGCGGTTGAGCAGCGTCGAGTCCTATCTACGGCATCTCTGCGGAGGAGCGTTCCGTGTAGGCGTGAAGGACGAAGGAGACTGGTTCTACTCGCAGGAATGGTGGGACCCTCACGAACGCGGTCACACCGTTTCACAATCTTCTTCGAGCAGAGGAAACGGTGTAGTTTCCGTCGTCGCCCACCCTTCTTCTCTTCCTGTGAGTATCCGGTGTGGAATCAGTTCTTTAGCTCTAGATGATTTCTAATGCTTTCTGTTGTTATGTAGAGTAGAGAATCATGGGCAGAAACTGAAGGATGGCTAGATAATAGGTATATGGAGATAATGGGAAGAGACGGAGCTAAGAATGAGAAGTTTAAGATACTTGGATATCAATGGAGATCACTTCGCTTCAACGATGATACTCGACAAAGCACTGTGAAAGTCATGGCTGCTTTTAGAGCATTGCAACCGAGTTCCATTTTCTACATGCAACACCCTCATTGCCTTGCTGTTCCATGTAATTATATTAACCCTCTTTCGAGCTCTCTTTGTTGCCACCAAATGCTGATTGCTGAATCACCCAACAGAACATGACTTGTTCAGATGAAACTAGATAAGTGAATGAAGCTAATAGGTTTTTTTTCAGTTATTAGTTGTTGCCGCCAACTTATCATGTTTTAGGTTCTCTGTTTCCCATTCGATAAAGTTTCTCTGCATTATTCTTTGACTTGACACAGTTCAAATTGTTTACGCTGTTTCATATTGTTGCTAGTTCTCTGCTTTAACTATAACATAATATTGTTGTTACTTCTCTGCGTCAACAATGGTTTTGATTCTTTTGAAGCCGAACTGCTTTTTTTTAATTGTGACAGATTTGAAGAGCATGGTTTCAGTGGGATTGACGTCTCTAGCAGCTTCGAAATATGATTTGACGAGTGCAGCTATTGGGAAGAAACAAATGCGCATATTATGCGTTGGTCACGGTGGAGGAAGCTTACCGTTGTTTTTAGCTAATCACATTCTTGGTAGGAACTTTTCTTTGTACCTACTATATACTTTCCATCACTCGTTCTTATGTTAATTTATGTGAGTGGTGTTTTGATCCGTCTTCTAGGTGCTCTTGTTGACATAGTTGAGATCGACCCGGTAGTTATTTCAGAGTCAGTTCGAGCAATGGGCTTCCCTGCATTCTCTGTCATGACAGCAACGGGGAAACGTGCGTTACCAACTCCTGACATTATTGACCAAGTGATGTGGCGAGGCATCCACGAGAGACTCTTCCTCTACGAGTCAGAGGCTAAGGAATTCATTCTCAATAACCAAAATAATTCTTATGACATTATCTTCATGGATGCTTATGATGGAGCAGACATTTTTCCACACAGTCTGTGGGATTCCAATTCTCTGTTCATGAAAGCTCTGAGCGAAAGACTTCACCATGAGCATGGGACTCTGGTGGTGAACCTTCACTCTGATGCAGACATCTCAGATTTGGACAGATCAATTGAAGGTGTAACAACGGGAAAGTATGTTAGGAAAGTCGGTAAAGCCTATAAAAAGGGTTTAATGGAGAATGAGAGGAATGGATTGGTTTTTTCTTGTGAAGTTCCATGGCTATGTAATGTATCTCTGGTGGTGAGCAGAGGCATGAGTTCAGATGGAAGACATAGAGACCAAATCAAGACCAGTCTTATGAAGACTTCCTTAGAAGTGGACAAAATCCTTCGTCTTCCTTTCTCTTTCTTGGATTACCTGAAAACTGGTCTTGCTATCATATAAATTGATCTCTAAATATGAGGTAAGTCTTTTGACTATGGTTTGTGCGTAGAAAACAGAAGCAAAGCAAAAGCTAAACACTTATTTGGTGTCAAAGACTACTTTGTCTTGCACATGCGGTTGCTATAAAATTTTGTTTTGATTCCATATATTCATACAAGTGTTGTCTGGTGTATCTAGAGCTGCCAGATGGTCTGTCTGCCCCCAATTGTGTTTGTCCATGCACACCTTTGTTTATGGAGAATGTAATTGGTCAGTCCGTAACGGAACACTTACCACAGCCGATGCAGACCATGTACAGATGGAATTGTCACTGACGGCCCAATTTTGTGGACTGTTTTTTACTATTTCATTAACCTGTGTATTACAAATTGGTGTTTTCTCTTTAAAGAGAAACTCAAACTTCTAAAATCTAAATGTACGCGTTGTCTTTAAAGATTATTATAAGCAAAATCAAACTTCTAAAATCTTAGTGGTAACTGAATTTCAGGAGCCCTGGGCTCTGTTACCAAATGATATAGCCTGGGATTCAGACTGTACTGAAGGCTTGACTGAGGTTTAGACTGGATCGATCCTGTATGATCGGGTGGGCGATAGCAATGGGCGATCGATGGTGCAATTCTTACCTGAAACAAAAGAAGATTTTTTTATGGTTTTTAAATGATGAAACAGAGGATAAACTATATGATGAATGATGAACAAGAACGAGATATAGTTCAGATGAAATATGAACTAGATGGGCGATTGGTGATGAGAAGATATGCAATACGAAACAAAAAGAGAAACAAAGAGATAGAAAGATGGCGGATGGGATCTATTGTTGGATGTGTATCTCTTTCACCAGATCAGTGGATGGAAGATGAGATTTGGTTTGCTGGATGTGTATCTCTCTCAAGCTAAATCAGTGGATGGAATGGAGTGAAGAATCACCACAAGCTTGGTGATATAAAGCTTGATAGGATTCAAAATTTGCTTCTTGGCCGTTTCACACAAACTAGAAAGACTTAGGGTTTCTTGCTGGGGCAAACTGACTCAGATATTTCATAAGCTAAAAAAAATACATGGCTGCTTATAGTGGGAATTAAATACCTACAGCTTTGCCCTTCTAAAGGACTTGGAAAATCCATAACTTTCTTGTCCGTGAAGATTTTCTTGAAATTCCAAGCCTCAATGACTCCTTGATAAGCTAGCTCTCTTGTAAAATTTGATTCATGGAAAAACTCCTTCTGATTGTCAAGATATCCTTCTTTTACTGAAGCTTTGTCGCTGGTATTTCCAAGGTAGCCAGTTTGGACAGCTTGGTTGACCTCTGGTTCAACCACTGATTTGATGACCACATCACACCCTCTCCCTTGACAAAGTTTTGACCTCTAAACTGGACATCCTGCACCAAGATAGAGCAAGTCAGTTTTCATTCTCTTTTGAGATTCCAAAGTCTTATCTTGGTATTGTTTCAGTTTGGGGAAGGATTGTGCATCTGGTGGTTCTTTGAAAAGATGGGAAATGATCACGCCTCTGTCTTGGACATGGTCATTGCATATTGATAGACCATAGATTTTACTCACTATTAGCCATGGTATATAAGTGTTTTAAAGTATATTCACTACGATATATAGTCTATTTAGAGTAATTACAGGTTCATGTACTTACTTGAGGAAAATGATGTATTTGGAGCAATTTGGAGACTTTTTGAGGACTTTGCTGGAAACAGAAAGAGTCGATTATTTGTCAGAATATCGACCGACGATTACCAAGAACAATCTATCGATGAAAGACTCGTATCATCGATCGGCGGCGAAGCCACCCGCGAGTTAATTTCAAATTAGAAGATTGCAAGTTTCACAAAAGTTTCAATAATTACATTTTAAGTCCATGGCCGCCTGTTAGGTTATTATTAGGGTTTTGTATTATTTTAGAGGCAAACTTGCCTAGAGACCTTTTGAGACATAGTTTTGGAGAGAAGCAACAAACCACCATTGGAGAGAAAGAGCTTAAGATTGGAGAGATAGATCTGAACTACAAAACAAAGAAGATCTTGAACTCTCTTGCTTTCATTTTACTCTACTGCTTACTATTTGTTATTCATTTTATTTAAGTATTTTTCAGACCATCATAACTATGTGCTTTATGAATATGTCTGAGTAGTCTTACTGTTAGATTTAGGTTTCTCAATAGGTTGATATATGTATTAATAACTTGAACTGTTGCTACGGTGTTTAAAAATATAGTTTTTCATCTAGTTGTTCTTAAAGCAAAGTTTATGATTGATCACCTTTTAAACTTAGATCTTAGGATTAGTTGAGAACAAGCCATCGCTTGACTCAATACCTGAAAATAAACTAGCATGATCTAACTAACTAGATACACACGAGAGTTGGTCTAATAAGTTAGAAAATATTAATCAAACCTGTCCATAAAGCTTTCAGGAAAAAGAATCGATCGACGCAACGATAGTTCTGTCGATCGATCTTTTGAAAGGTATATCGATCGATATTCTTTACGAATCATCGATCGATACTTTCTTGCGATTAACATACGAGAGTTAAAATCCGAGATCCAGATTAGATAATCTATCAGATTATATCTAAGTTTGAATTCGAGAACAATTAATATCAATAAACCCCTAAAAACCCAAATTAAGTTTTTTACTTATCATGCCTGAGAATATACCTGAATATAGCTATTCCCCCAACTGTTAACAACCTCAAATCAAACCAATCGAGCAATCACCTTGCTCACCAATTCATTTACTGCTTTAAAACCTATTAATCTAGCTTTATTTCAAAGACTATAAATCTATTGTGTAATCCTAGAGTCTCTGTGGATTCGATCCCTAAGTACTACATCTGAACCTCTTATTCGAGAGAGTAATTCACTCCTTAGGGTAATTTGAGTGATATCACATATCTTCTTGAGTTGATGGTCCTTCACACTTTTGGTAGCCTCGTTTTTGACCATCATTGGAGTTGACTCTGCAAGCGACAAAAGAGTATCTAGTGGGATTTCTTTGAAGCTTTTCTTCTTTGCAACCTGAAAATTCTCAACATTCTGGACAAAGACCAAGTGTATAGATAATATCTGATACTAGAGTTTCATGAACAGAATGTGGTATGGCCGAATTTACGTTGGGTGCATCAGCATGATGAAGAATGAGATTCTTCTTTGGACAGGCCTGGGTTGATGGCTGCCCTTCTTGCAACTTCAGATTTTAGTTGGTATGACCTTGTTTTATCTTTGAATCAATTTTTTTTTTTTTTGGAAAAGACAAGTGCATTATATCTGTGGTTGAAGATTTATAAAAAGAATATGTAAAGTTGATACTTACTTTGATTGCATCAAAAAGTTGAAGTATGATTTTCTCTTGGCTGTAGCTTCTTCTTCATTCTATTTTGCACAAATAAGGTTGAATATGTGCCTT includes:
- the LOC106296991 gene encoding uncharacterized protein LOC106296991, whose product is MNSIQRFSLTRRLSSVESYLRHLCGGAFRVGVKDEGDWFYSQEWWDPHERGHTVSQSSSSRGNGVVSVVAHPSSLPSRESWAETEGWLDNRYMEIMGRDGAKNEKFKILGYQWRSLRFNDDTRQSTVKVMAAFRALQPSSIFYMQHPHCLAVPYLKSMVSVGLTSLAASKYDLTSAAIGKKQMRILCVGHGGGSLPLFLANHILGALVDIVEIDPVVISESVRAMGFPAFSVMTATGKRALPTPDIIDQVMWRGIHERLFLYESEAKEFILNNQNNSYDIIFMDAYDGADIFPHSLWDSNSLFMKALSERLHHEHGTLVVNLHSDADISDLDRSIEGVTTGKYVRKVGKAYKKGLMENERNGLVFSCEVPWLCNVSLVVSRGMSSDGRHRDQIKTSLMKTSLEVDKILRLPFSFLDYLKTGLAII